In Thermocrinis minervae, a single genomic region encodes these proteins:
- the lptC gene encoding LPS export ABC transporter periplasmic protein LptC has product MVKYLLFALSLLGLFLFISKRIESYSLQVQKLEEQEMGYIENVQIKTYGNKGLEWTIEGEKLYLVQDILVFDKASLYSQDFVIKTQRAVLDRLSGQGTLIGEVEYHSKDTLMRTENAHIDLKEGKVWGDGEITIVEEGRTIKGRGYTINFRPLSVDLKKAEVRLE; this is encoded by the coding sequence ATGGTAAAGTATCTTCTTTTTGCACTTTCTCTCCTAGGCTTGTTTCTATTCATATCCAAAAGGATAGAGAGTTACAGTCTGCAGGTACAAAAGTTGGAAGAACAAGAGATGGGTTACATAGAGAACGTCCAGATAAAGACCTATGGGAACAAAGGTCTTGAGTGGACAATAGAAGGGGAAAAGCTCTACTTGGTGCAGGACATTCTAGTGTTTGATAAAGCTTCCCTTTACTCACAGGATTTTGTAATAAAAACCCAAAGGGCTGTACTGGACAGGCTTTCTGGACAAGGAACCTTGATAGGAGAGGTGGAATACCACTCTAAGGACACTCTTATGAGAACTGAAAATGCTCACATCGACTTAAAGGAAGGTAAGGTTTGGGGGGATGGAGAGATAACCATAGTAGAGGAGGGAAGGACCATAAAGGGCAGGGGTTATACTATTAACTTCAGACCTCTTAGTGTAGACCTCAAAAAGGCGGAGGTAAGACTAGAATGA
- the mqnE gene encoding aminofutalosine synthase MqnE produces MIAHVKDKNLRRIGEKVLEGKRISPEEGLYLFERASLPFLGYLAEYVNRKKNSNFAFFIVNRQINPTNVCIYQCNFCAFGVTKSDPRAYEMTLEEILKKVEDTYLQGGREVHIVGGIPPHWKYEDYINLVRIIKERFPQMHIKAWTAIEIHHMSKISGKSYRDILLELKEAGLSALPGGGGEIFSPRVRNIIAPYKANAEQYLEVHRTAHELGIPTNATMLYGHVETYEDRIDHMERLRRLQDETGGFQVFIPLAYWPEGTRLGGKRTSSVDDLKTIAVSRIYLDNFPHIKAYWVTLGEKIAQIALNFGADDLDGTIGEEKIVHSAGTKSAYQHSKEKLIELIRGAGKIPVERDTFYNPVAIFS; encoded by the coding sequence ATGATAGCGCATGTGAAGGATAAAAACCTTAGACGGATAGGAGAGAAGGTCCTTGAGGGTAAAAGGATAAGCCCTGAAGAAGGGCTTTACCTGTTTGAAAGGGCAAGTTTGCCTTTCCTGGGATACCTAGCTGAGTACGTAAACAGGAAGAAAAACTCTAACTTTGCCTTCTTCATAGTTAACAGGCAGATAAACCCCACCAACGTGTGTATATACCAGTGTAACTTCTGTGCCTTTGGAGTGACCAAGTCAGACCCAAGAGCCTACGAGATGACCCTAGAGGAGATCCTCAAAAAGGTCGAGGACACATACCTGCAGGGTGGTAGAGAAGTCCACATAGTAGGTGGTATCCCACCACACTGGAAGTACGAGGATTACATAAACCTTGTAAGAATCATAAAGGAGCGATTTCCCCAGATGCATATAAAGGCATGGACAGCCATAGAGATACACCACATGTCCAAGATATCCGGTAAAAGCTACAGAGACATCCTCCTTGAGCTGAAAGAGGCAGGTCTTTCTGCTCTACCTGGTGGTGGTGGTGAGATCTTCTCTCCTAGGGTAAGGAACATAATAGCACCCTACAAGGCTAACGCAGAACAGTACCTTGAGGTACATAGAACGGCGCACGAGCTTGGTATTCCAACCAACGCCACCATGCTCTATGGGCACGTAGAGACCTACGAAGATCGTATAGACCACATGGAAAGGTTAAGAAGGCTTCAGGACGAGACAGGAGGCTTTCAGGTCTTTATACCCTTGGCTTACTGGCCGGAGGGAACTAGGCTAGGTGGCAAGAGGACTTCCTCTGTGGATGACCTTAAAACTATAGCCGTATCGCGCATATACCTGGACAACTTTCCTCACATAAAGGCTTACTGGGTTACATTGGGTGAGAAGATAGCCCAGATAGCTCTAAACTTCGGTGCAGATGACCTTGACGGTACCATAGGAGAGGAAAAAATAGTACACTCGGCAGGTACCAAGTCAGCGTACCAACACTCCAAGGAGAAGCTCATAGAGCTCATAAGAGGTGCTGGTAAGATCCCCGTGGAGAGGGACACCTTCTACAATCCTGTAGCTATCTTCTCGTAA
- the cimA gene encoding citramalate synthase, with translation MEKVYIYDTTLRDGSQAEGVNFSLEDKLRIAQKLDEFGVDYIEGGWPGSNPKDTLFFEKIKKIKLRHAKVVAFGATRRPGKKVNEDPQVENLIRSGAPVVTIFGKSWDFHVTEALKTSLEENLQMVYETVSYLKNYFQEVIFDAEHFFDGYKNNPEYAMQVLKAALDGGADWVILCDTNGGCLPHEVYEITKKVLESFPSAKVGIHAHNDSDCAVANSVMAVLAGARQVHGTINGIGERTGNANLCSIIPNLQLKLGFRVVGEENLKKLTELARFVSELANMPLPKNMPYVGDSAFTHKAGVHASAVLKRSETYEHIDPSLVGNRRKITVSDMAGRSNLKHKLEEFGIKVDENSPELLKLVEKIKELEKEGYHFEAAEASLELLCKRHFGLVKNYFDFDAYRVLIAKRHTDDKPVSEATVRLIVEGVKEHTAALGNGPVSALDRALRKALEEFYPNLREVHLIDYKVRIVNESEGTSAKVRVLIESTDGRRKWGTVGVSENIIEASWIALTDSLVYKLLKDEEEGLT, from the coding sequence ATGGAGAAAGTTTACATATACGACACCACGCTCAGGGATGGATCCCAGGCAGAAGGAGTGAACTTTTCCCTGGAAGACAAGCTCCGTATAGCTCAAAAGCTGGATGAGTTTGGAGTGGATTATATAGAGGGTGGATGGCCAGGTTCCAACCCAAAGGATACCCTCTTCTTTGAAAAGATAAAGAAGATAAAGCTAAGGCATGCCAAAGTGGTAGCCTTTGGTGCTACAAGAAGGCCAGGCAAGAAGGTAAACGAGGACCCACAGGTGGAGAATCTCATAAGGTCAGGTGCTCCCGTGGTAACCATATTTGGCAAGAGTTGGGACTTTCATGTGACAGAAGCTCTCAAAACAAGCCTTGAGGAAAACCTACAGATGGTTTATGAGACCGTCAGCTACCTTAAGAATTACTTCCAAGAGGTCATATTCGACGCAGAACACTTCTTTGATGGGTACAAGAACAACCCTGAGTATGCTATGCAAGTGCTAAAGGCTGCCCTTGACGGGGGTGCTGACTGGGTAATCCTTTGTGATACCAACGGTGGGTGCCTTCCCCATGAAGTGTATGAGATAACCAAAAAGGTTCTTGAGAGCTTTCCGAGTGCAAAAGTGGGCATACATGCTCATAACGACTCAGACTGTGCCGTGGCCAATTCAGTAATGGCAGTACTGGCTGGAGCAAGACAGGTCCATGGAACCATAAACGGTATAGGAGAGAGAACTGGGAACGCCAACCTCTGCTCCATAATTCCAAACCTCCAGCTTAAGCTGGGCTTTAGGGTGGTAGGAGAAGAAAACCTAAAGAAGCTCACAGAGTTAGCAAGGTTTGTGTCAGAGCTGGCCAACATGCCCCTACCCAAGAACATGCCCTACGTAGGAGACAGTGCCTTTACTCACAAGGCGGGAGTACATGCTTCTGCAGTGCTAAAGAGGAGCGAAACATACGAACACATAGACCCATCCTTGGTAGGAAACAGGAGAAAGATAACTGTATCTGACATGGCTGGCAGGAGCAACCTCAAACACAAGCTTGAAGAGTTCGGTATAAAGGTAGATGAGAACTCGCCGGAACTACTCAAGCTAGTAGAGAAGATAAAAGAGCTTGAAAAGGAAGGCTATCATTTTGAAGCTGCAGAAGCCTCCTTGGAGCTTCTGTGTAAAAGACACTTTGGGCTCGTCAAGAACTATTTTGATTTTGATGCTTACAGAGTCCTCATAGCCAAAAGGCACACAGACGATAAACCCGTGTCAGAAGCAACCGTGAGGCTTATCGTAGAAGGTGTAAAAGAGCACACAGCAGCCTTAGGAAACGGTCCAGTTAGCGCCTTAGACAGAGCCTTACGCAAGGCTCTTGAGGAATTCTATCCCAACTTAAGGGAGGTCCATCTTATAGACTACAAGGTTAGGATAGTCAACGAATCTGAAGGGACATCCGCTAAGGTCAGAGTGCTCATAGAGTCCACAGACGGCAGAAGGAAGTGGGGAACTGTAGGAGTCTCTGAAAACATCATAGAGGCCTCCTGGATAGCTCTAACTGACAGCCTCGTTTACAAGCTTTTGAAGGATGAAGAGGAAGGCCTAACATAA
- the hemW gene encoding radical SAM family heme chaperone HemW, translating to MIEGLYIHVPFCHYKCFYCDFVSFVLEPQEEYLDLILKEIQLYSDLEFSLRTVYFGGGTPSLIKPSWYKSFFEKLSKLVDLSRVVEVSIECNPEDYSYDDYRELLDIGFNRLSIGAQSFTKKGLSALGRRHEPSDVIKAVEQAHKAGFENISVDIIYGYEGQTLKDLEEDISFVLSLPVKHASFYMLTPYEDTILGHMYSEGRISLPDADLLADMFMTISERLSAFGFVHYEISNYALPGYECKHNILYWTHGEFLGLGVSAWSFAKNVRWGNTKNINLYRQKILEGERPIYQREVLEGKELVKDYLFVALRTSLGVPEDYKTYIPEELMEFFVHEGGRIRLTERGMLLFNSIYEKIATGL from the coding sequence TTGATAGAAGGTCTGTACATACACGTACCCTTCTGCCACTACAAGTGTTTTTACTGTGACTTTGTTTCCTTCGTGCTAGAACCACAGGAAGAGTATCTAGATCTGATACTTAAAGAGATCCAACTCTACTCCGACCTTGAGTTTTCTTTAAGGACTGTGTACTTTGGCGGTGGCACTCCATCCTTGATAAAACCCTCCTGGTACAAAAGCTTCTTTGAAAAGCTCTCTAAACTGGTAGACCTTTCTAGGGTAGTTGAGGTATCCATTGAATGCAATCCAGAGGACTACTCTTATGATGACTACAGAGAGCTTTTGGATATAGGTTTTAACAGGCTTAGCATAGGTGCCCAGAGTTTCACCAAAAAGGGGCTTTCTGCCTTGGGGAGGAGACATGAACCTTCAGACGTAATAAAAGCTGTGGAACAGGCACACAAGGCAGGTTTTGAGAACATAAGCGTAGACATCATATACGGCTACGAGGGCCAAACCCTTAAAGACTTGGAAGAGGACATAAGCTTTGTTCTCTCTCTACCTGTAAAGCATGCATCCTTCTACATGCTCACACCTTACGAGGATACTATCCTTGGACACATGTACTCGGAAGGCAGGATAAGCCTTCCAGATGCTGATCTTCTTGCGGATATGTTTATGACCATAAGCGAAAGACTCTCTGCCTTTGGCTTTGTACACTATGAAATATCCAACTATGCACTGCCGGGATACGAGTGCAAACATAACATCCTATACTGGACCCATGGAGAGTTTTTAGGGCTGGGTGTTTCTGCATGGAGCTTTGCAAAAAATGTAAGATGGGGGAACACGAAAAACATAAACCTTTATAGGCAGAAGATCCTTGAAGGAGAAAGACCCATCTACCAAAGGGAAGTGCTTGAAGGTAAGGAGCTCGTCAAAGATTATCTCTTTGTAGCTCTTAGAACCAGCTTGGGAGTTCCTGAAGACTACAAAACTTACATACCCGAAGAGCTTATGGAGTTTTTCGTCCACGAGGGTGGGAGGATCAGGCTCACAGAGAGGGGTATGCTTCTTTTTAACAGCATTTACGAGAAGATAGCTACAGGATTGTAG
- a CDS encoding KdsC family phosphatase codes for MVDLSYRAKKIKLFLMDVDGVLTDGKLYYTKDGEEIKVFHVKDGLAIKLLQKVGILTGVISGRRSGALLRRLEELSVDEVHLGVFDKLPVLEGILQRKGLTLEEVAYIGDDYVDIPILRLVGFPMAVADAPDAVKKLCLYTTKSKGGEGAVREAVEFLLELRGQLDSIMQAW; via the coding sequence GTGGTAGACCTAAGCTATAGAGCCAAGAAGATTAAGCTCTTCCTTATGGATGTTGACGGTGTTCTTACGGATGGAAAGCTCTACTACACGAAAGATGGTGAAGAGATAAAGGTTTTCCATGTAAAGGATGGACTTGCCATAAAACTTTTACAAAAGGTGGGTATACTAACAGGTGTCATATCCGGCAGGAGATCTGGGGCACTCTTACGCAGGCTTGAGGAGCTCTCAGTAGATGAAGTCCATCTTGGAGTTTTTGACAAGCTACCAGTACTTGAAGGGATATTACAAAGGAAAGGGCTGACACTTGAAGAAGTTGCTTACATAGGAGATGACTATGTGGACATACCCATACTCAGACTTGTGGGTTTTCCTATGGCAGTGGCTGACGCTCCAGACGCAGTAAAAAAGCTGTGCCTTTACACCACGAAGAGTAAGGGTGGAGAGGGTGCCGTAAGGGAAGCTGTGGAGTTCCTGCTAGAGCTAAGAGGTCAGCTGGACAGCATAATGCAAGCATGGTAA
- a CDS encoding HU family DNA-binding protein, with product MKRADLIKKLAGKFNLSRGEASYILDNFIDSLMECLVEHKRLEIRGFGTFYLKYRKGRFYKNPKTGVESYVDGRYLIVFKPSKKFFKGLKDEEV from the coding sequence ATGAAAAGGGCAGACCTAATAAAGAAGCTCGCGGGAAAGTTTAACCTCTCCAGAGGAGAGGCTTCCTACATACTTGACAACTTCATAGACAGCCTAATGGAGTGTCTCGTAGAACACAAAAGATTGGAGATAAGGGGTTTTGGAACTTTCTATCTTAAGTACAGAAAAGGCAGATTTTACAAAAACCCAAAGACGGGTGTTGAGTCCTACGTAGACGGAAGGTACCTTATAGTTTTCAAGCCTTCTAAAAAGTTTTTTAAAGGATTAAAAGATGAAGAAGTTTGA
- the galE gene encoding UDP-glucose 4-epimerase GalE, with protein MRVFVTGGAGYIGSHMVKLLGEKGFEVLTYDNLSNGRKEAVLYGHLVVGDLLDYELLEKTLRDFMPDVVMHFAAKVSVEESVKEPILYYENNFCGTLNLLKAVKKLGIGYFILSSTAAVYGIAQKVPVKEEDPTVPINPYGWSKLFCERALIDLRASGYPIKYAILRYFNVAGADPEGKIGQVSKNPTHLILRALKAAKGEIPYLEVYGTDYPTKDGTAIRDYIHVMDLVQAHLDVLEYLMKGGQSDVFNVGYGRGYSVLEIVKVVKEVTGVDFEVKYGPRREGDPPMLIADNSKILQKTSFKPKYDDIYTIVKTAWEWERKQ; from the coding sequence ATGAGGGTGTTTGTAACAGGTGGTGCAGGTTACATAGGGTCACACATGGTAAAGCTCCTTGGAGAAAAGGGCTTTGAGGTGCTTACTTATGATAACCTCTCCAACGGAAGGAAAGAAGCTGTTCTCTACGGACATCTGGTTGTAGGTGACCTTCTAGACTACGAACTTCTAGAGAAGACTTTAAGAGACTTTATGCCAGACGTGGTGATGCATTTTGCAGCCAAGGTCTCCGTGGAAGAAAGTGTAAAGGAACCTATCCTGTACTACGAAAACAATTTCTGCGGCACTCTAAACCTTCTTAAGGCTGTTAAAAAGCTTGGGATTGGATATTTTATCCTGTCTTCTACAGCAGCCGTGTACGGCATTGCTCAGAAGGTACCCGTAAAGGAAGAGGACCCCACAGTACCCATAAACCCCTACGGTTGGAGCAAACTCTTCTGCGAGAGAGCTCTAATAGACCTCAGGGCCTCGGGTTATCCCATAAAGTACGCCATACTTAGATACTTCAACGTTGCAGGAGCAGATCCAGAGGGTAAGATAGGGCAGGTGAGCAAAAACCCCACTCACCTCATCCTGAGGGCTCTCAAAGCAGCAAAAGGAGAGATTCCATACCTTGAAGTTTACGGAACGGACTATCCGACAAAAGATGGAACTGCCATAAGGGACTACATACATGTCATGGACCTAGTTCAAGCACACTTGGACGTGCTCGAATACCTTATGAAAGGTGGCCAGAGCGATGTCTTCAACGTTGGTTATGGGAGGGGTTACAGCGTTCTCGAGATAGTGAAGGTTGTAAAGGAGGTTACTGGTGTTGACTTTGAAGTCAAGTACGGCCCAAGGAGAGAAGGAGATCCACCCATGCTTATAGCTGATAACAGCAAGATACTTCAGAAAACCTCTTTTAAACCAAAGTATGACGACATCTATACCATAGTCAAGACAGCTTGGGAGTGGGAAAGGAAACAGTAA
- the tpiA gene encoding triose-phosphate isomerase, whose protein sequence is MKLICANWKMNKTTKDTREYINKFLPLVEGVKDREIVLFPPFTSLCVAKELLENTNVKLGAQNCHYEDKGAFTGEVSLDMLVDLDVSYVIVGHSERRWIFGESDELINRKVVACLKKGVRPILCVGERLEEREANLTFKVVETQIRLALSGVEEYVDQIDIAYEPVWAIGSGNPATPEDAQVVHRFIKDLIHSIAPKSEGKFRVLYGGSVNPENASEFMKMPDIDGLLVGTASLNPDSFAKIVKSF, encoded by the coding sequence ATGAAGCTAATTTGTGCCAACTGGAAGATGAACAAAACAACGAAGGACACGAGGGAGTACATAAACAAGTTCTTGCCCTTGGTGGAAGGGGTAAAGGACAGGGAGATAGTCCTATTTCCACCTTTCACCTCTTTATGTGTTGCAAAGGAACTCCTTGAAAACACCAATGTTAAGCTTGGAGCTCAAAACTGTCATTACGAAGATAAGGGAGCTTTTACAGGAGAAGTATCTTTGGACATGTTGGTAGACCTAGATGTTTCTTACGTCATCGTAGGACATTCTGAAAGAAGGTGGATATTCGGTGAGAGTGATGAACTCATAAACAGGAAAGTAGTAGCTTGTTTAAAAAAAGGTGTAAGGCCTATTCTTTGTGTAGGGGAGAGGTTAGAAGAAAGGGAAGCAAACCTGACCTTTAAGGTGGTGGAGACGCAGATAAGGCTTGCTTTGAGTGGAGTGGAAGAGTACGTGGACCAAATAGACATAGCCTATGAGCCTGTATGGGCCATAGGAAGTGGAAATCCAGCCACACCCGAAGATGCCCAAGTAGTTCACAGGTTTATAAAAGATCTCATACACTCCATTGCTCCTAAATCTGAAGGCAAGTTTAGGGTCCTGTACGGTGGTAGTGTAAATCCAGAGAACGCATCCGAGTTTATGAAGATGCCCGATATAGATGGGCTTTTGGTAGGTACCGCTAGTCTAAACCCTGATTCCTTTGCCAAGATTGTAAAGAGCTTTTAG
- the lptA gene encoding lipopolysaccharide transport periplasmic protein LptA, with product MRIILYVFLFVVFALAQQKTPILVESDQLTYEKDKLIYTGHVKVTRGNGVLTADKVIVFLDENKKAKYIVAEGNVHYVEGIRRAKADKAEYDLQKEIVKLIGNARVEEGQNFVEGDQIVYYKKEDRAVAEGKGRKVRTFYIEKEGR from the coding sequence ATGAGAATAATTCTATACGTATTTCTATTCGTAGTGTTCGCTTTAGCTCAGCAAAAGACCCCCATACTGGTGGAATCTGACCAACTTACCTACGAAAAAGACAAGCTTATCTACACAGGACATGTGAAGGTTACGAGAGGTAACGGAGTGCTTACCGCTGATAAGGTTATTGTTTTCCTCGATGAGAACAAAAAGGCCAAGTACATAGTGGCAGAGGGAAACGTACATTACGTAGAGGGCATCAGAAGAGCAAAGGCAGACAAGGCTGAATACGATTTGCAGAAGGAGATCGTCAAGCTTATAGGAAACGCCAGGGTGGAAGAGGGACAGAACTTCGTGGAAGGAGACCAGATAGTTTACTACAAAAAAGAGGACAGAGCTGTAGCTGAGGGGAAAGGCAGAAAGGTAAGAACCTTCTACATAGAAAAGGAAGGAAGATGA
- a CDS encoding geranylgeranyl reductase family protein, with amino-acid sequence MKKFDFLVVGGGPAGSTFAYLMAKSGASVLVVDFKRRIGTPVQCAEFVPLQLKYLYEEFFSDGSVVQKVKDMVHYTPWGEVVVMPSEGFVLDREVFDYNIAQLAQSHGAVYSLRTLFLDVEDGYYICQNVDTRETFKVKADVLVGADGARSKVAKLSGQSVRNYLTTAQRTYRLTQPVEDLLVFFRDYIPGGYGWVFPKGNLANVGVGVDVDYKLNPTKVLNLFVNELMSQGLIEGEPVKATGGWIPADGLLDVVRERIALIGDAGGFCHPITGGGIANAVISGSMLARALLEDSLETYEEMAKDIFGDSLSRAASKRKLLKTWENLETLIPKTWIAFREYYAD; translated from the coding sequence ATGAAGAAGTTTGACTTTCTTGTAGTTGGTGGTGGACCTGCTGGCTCTACCTTTGCCTACCTGATGGCCAAGTCTGGTGCCAGCGTGCTCGTGGTGGACTTCAAGAGGAGGATAGGGACTCCGGTGCAGTGTGCCGAGTTTGTACCTTTGCAGCTAAAGTACCTTTACGAAGAGTTTTTCTCGGATGGTTCTGTAGTACAGAAGGTTAAAGACATGGTCCACTACACGCCTTGGGGTGAGGTAGTTGTAATGCCCTCTGAGGGTTTTGTTCTTGATAGAGAAGTGTTTGATTACAACATAGCACAACTTGCTCAGTCCCACGGTGCTGTTTACAGTCTCAGGACCCTCTTCTTAGATGTAGAGGACGGATACTACATCTGCCAGAATGTAGACACTAGAGAAACCTTCAAGGTGAAGGCAGACGTGCTCGTGGGTGCTGATGGAGCAAGGTCCAAAGTGGCCAAGCTATCAGGTCAGAGTGTAAGAAATTACCTCACAACAGCCCAAAGGACCTACCGATTGACTCAGCCTGTTGAAGACCTCCTTGTATTCTTCAGGGACTATATACCTGGCGGTTACGGTTGGGTGTTCCCTAAAGGAAATCTGGCTAACGTGGGTGTGGGAGTGGACGTAGACTACAAGCTAAACCCCACCAAAGTCCTAAACCTATTTGTGAATGAGCTTATGAGTCAGGGCCTTATTGAAGGAGAACCTGTGAAAGCTACAGGAGGCTGGATACCCGCCGACGGTCTTTTGGACGTGGTAAGGGAAAGGATAGCCCTTATAGGGGATGCCGGTGGCTTTTGTCATCCTATAACTGGAGGGGGTATAGCAAACGCCGTAATCTCTGGCAGCATGCTAGCACGGGCACTGTTAGAGGATAGCCTTGAAACTTACGAAGAGATGGCCAAAGATATCTTTGGAGATTCCTTAAGCAGGGCAGCAAGCAAGAGAAAGCTTTTGAAAACCTGGGAAAACCTTGAAACCCTTATACCAAAAACCTGGATAGCATTCAGGGAGTATTACGCCGATTAG
- the aspS gene encoding aspartate--tRNA ligase: protein MLKEFKRTVYCGHISEEHLGKKVVLNGWVHRVRNHGGVVFIDLRDREGIVQVVVEEQKNPEAYEIADRLRSEYVIGVVGTVRRRPPGTENPNLKTGYYEVEAEKIAVFNTSDVLPFPVDEETPVSEEVKLRYRYLDLRRESMKENLLFRHKVYQRVRRFFDEKGFIEIETPFLTKSTPEGARDFIVPSRLHPGKFYALPQSPQLFKQILMVAGFDRYFQIVKCLRDEDLRADRQPEFTQIDFEMSFVEEEDVMQVVEELVCDLFENLLGIKLKRPFDRLSYEEAMEKYGSDKPDRRFDLNLVELSDIFKNTEFKVFRSVLEDGGVIKAINFKSSDLTRSQIDELVNYVQTLGAKGLAWIKVEADRLNSPIVKFFSQQEIEGLRQRLNLEPKDVVFFSAGKREEVYRILGNLRLHIAKKYNLINNSGFDVFWVVDFPLLEWDEEEKRFVSVHHPFTAPKEGHEELIDKALKEENLDEKKRIISQIRSRAYDLVINGYEIGGGSIRIHSLELQDKIFKLLGISELEAQEKFGFLLNALRYGAPPHGGFAFGLDRLVALMRGLDSIRDVIAFPKTQKGICLLTGAPDYVSPKQLKEVHIKVLE, encoded by the coding sequence ATGCTAAAGGAGTTTAAGAGGACGGTATACTGCGGTCACATATCGGAGGAGCATCTAGGGAAGAAGGTAGTCCTAAACGGTTGGGTTCACAGGGTTAGAAACCACGGAGGGGTGGTATTCATAGATCTAAGGGACAGGGAAGGTATAGTCCAGGTAGTCGTTGAGGAACAGAAGAATCCAGAGGCTTACGAGATAGCAGACAGGCTAAGGAGTGAATATGTCATAGGCGTTGTAGGTACAGTTAGAAGAAGACCACCAGGCACTGAGAACCCCAACCTAAAAACAGGATACTACGAGGTTGAGGCAGAGAAAATCGCCGTCTTCAACACGAGCGATGTGCTTCCCTTCCCAGTGGATGAAGAAACTCCCGTGTCTGAAGAGGTAAAGCTCAGGTACAGGTACCTAGACCTCAGAAGGGAGAGCATGAAGGAGAACCTCCTCTTTAGACATAAGGTTTATCAGAGAGTTAGACGCTTCTTTGATGAGAAAGGCTTTATAGAGATAGAAACTCCCTTTCTGACCAAGTCCACTCCAGAAGGAGCTAGAGACTTCATAGTACCATCAAGGTTACACCCCGGCAAATTCTACGCCCTTCCCCAGTCACCCCAGCTATTTAAACAGATACTCATGGTGGCAGGTTTTGACAGGTACTTCCAGATTGTCAAGTGTCTTAGAGACGAAGACCTGAGAGCAGACAGACAGCCCGAGTTTACTCAGATAGACTTTGAGATGTCCTTTGTGGAAGAAGAAGATGTGATGCAGGTTGTGGAGGAACTCGTATGCGACCTATTCGAAAACCTATTAGGAATAAAGCTAAAAAGACCCTTTGACAGGCTCTCTTATGAGGAGGCCATGGAAAAGTATGGCTCCGACAAACCTGACAGGAGGTTTGACCTAAACCTAGTAGAACTAAGCGATATTTTCAAGAACACAGAGTTTAAAGTCTTTAGAAGTGTTCTGGAGGATGGAGGTGTCATAAAGGCCATAAATTTCAAGTCCAGCGACCTTACCAGGAGCCAGATAGACGAGCTTGTAAACTATGTACAGACCCTAGGTGCAAAAGGCTTAGCTTGGATAAAAGTAGAAGCAGACAGATTAAACTCACCCATAGTGAAGTTCTTCTCGCAGCAGGAAATAGAGGGTCTAAGACAGAGGTTAAACCTAGAGCCTAAGGATGTGGTTTTCTTTTCGGCTGGTAAAAGGGAAGAGGTCTACAGGATACTTGGAAACCTCAGGTTACACATAGCTAAAAAGTACAACCTCATAAACAACTCTGGGTTTGACGTGTTTTGGGTAGTAGACTTCCCCTTGCTAGAGTGGGATGAAGAGGAGAAAAGGTTCGTCTCTGTCCATCATCCTTTCACAGCTCCAAAGGAAGGACACGAAGAGCTTATAGACAAAGCCCTTAAAGAAGAAAACCTCGATGAGAAGAAAAGGATAATATCCCAGATAAGGTCAAGAGCATACGATTTGGTCATCAACGGCTATGAGATAGGTGGTGGATCCATCAGGATACACAGCTTGGAGCTGCAGGACAAGATATTTAAGCTGTTGGGTATTTCTGAACTTGAGGCTCAGGAGAAGTTTGGCTTCCTTCTGAACGCTCTCAGGTACGGGGCTCCACCACACGGTGGTTTCGCATTTGGTCTTGACAGGCTTGTAGCCCTCATGAGAGGACTAGACTCTATAAGGGACGTAATAGCCTTTCCCAAGACCCAGAAGGGTATATGTCTTCTTACAGGAGCACCTGATTATGTTTCTCCAAAGCAACTTAAAGAAGTACATATAAAGGTGTTGGAATGA